A stretch of DNA from Rattus rattus isolate New Zealand chromosome 1, Rrattus_CSIRO_v1, whole genome shotgun sequence:
AGAAGGGGTAGGACAGAAGACGTGGGACAGCCTACACACCCTCCAGCCAGTCACCCTCTGCCCACTTGGGGCATGGTGTCTAAGAACTAGATTTGCGGATTAGAAGCAGAGCCCTGAACCATATCCCCGCTCCACTTTGGAACACCCCTGTGGACACCCAGCATTGTCCAAATGCATCCCTGAGGCACTCGAGGACCACGCAGCCTGGTTTCATCCCAAATGCTCAAAGGTCAGAACAGTCACACCCGTCAGTTCACACGTCTATTTAGCCAGCCACTCAACAAACATTTACCGATTACCTTGCACCGTACCCGCTACCGAGTGCTGGCTGCTGAGATCATGGTGGTTAGTAAACTGGTCGCTATCCCTGAATTGGAATGGCTGGGGAATACACAGCTGGGTCGGGAGTGAAAGCTAACTAACTTTGGGGGGGAACATGGAGAAAGCACAGGCCGTGAGTGCAGTCGAATCAACTGGGTCGGATGGGGCATCTTAGCTCAATGAGTTGGCCAGACTCAGGCAGAGAGAGGCCTGGGGTAGGTGGAGGACAGTCTGACTGAACGGCAAGGGTTTCCTTTGCCTTGTCAAGGGATGTGAAATGTATCTAAGTAGTGCTTGCTTGGGAGCTCCAGATGTCTACCAGAAAGCCTCTACCAACCCACGGGGCAGGCTAACCACTTGAAGCCTCCAGGAAAATAAACAAAGGGCTTGGGGGTTAGGGGGAGCCTAAGATGGAGGGGAGCTAGGTTTGGGCTATGGCTGATGCCGGGCGCTGGGGCTGAGGGTTTTTGAGGGGCCAGACGTCAACACTGGGACTGAGGGTACAGTGAGATTTAGACCCAAAGTCCAGAATCAGCTGGAATGAGGAGTTGGAGCTGAGGCTTCAGAGAGCCTCCCGCtggctctcctcctgcctcagcctctcagggtGCAAAGATTACAGGCCTGGGCTGTAATTACGTGCAGGCTTGGCTGTGGGGAGGGGCTGAAGGTAAAATGAGGTTggagttgggggggggtggcGTGGTAGGACTCAGACTGGGGCAGAGGGACAGCATTCTTTCCTCCTGCTGACCCAATCTGCATATTGTCTTTCAGACCTAACAGCAGCGGCCAGAAGCCCCTCCCTTCCTAGGAATGTCTCAGCCCCAGCCGGGCCACGTCAGCCAATTGGCTCAGGCCCTGCCCTGGAAACAGCACCTGTTAATCCCCCCTCCTTCCAGCTCACCTGGATGCAGGTTAGGCAGGTGAAGCGTCTCCCCGGAAACAGACCTAGAGCGCCCCACCTGCTAGGTCCTGCCTGCTCAAATCGGATTCAGCACAGCCAAGCTTCCCGTGAGTGCCCcacacgccccacccccaccttttttCACTGCTTCTACTACCGGGAACTTCCAACCACGTTGGGGTCGCTCCCCAATAGACGGTGCCAGCACCTTCAGACTAGCAAGCCACagtcctgaggaatgctgggacaGACTCCGCCCACGGTCCCCTCCCTCATCACCCGTGGGGGCGTGAGCACCTACCCCACCCACCTTGCGTGCGGGGCAGCCTCTGCAAAGGACAGTTGGAGTAAAAATTCGGTCTCAGCAATGTGCTtgctccatgtgggttctgattCACCCAGAGTCTCTCTGACTCAAAAAGTATGTTTTGAGCCCCTTTGCCCCATGGGAAGTCTGAGAGGAAGATGTTAGATGACTTTTCCCACTCCTCAGAATAAACTTCTCTGTCCTCCCTTTTCAGATAAATCCTCTAAGAGGTGAGCTGGTGCTTCCCAAGCCCCTCCTGGACTCGCAGCTGACACCTACAGGATCGGCCTCTCCTGCTGCAGGAAGTTGAGTTCCTTGCCAGCAGTGCTAGCTTTATTTTTACCTGGTGTGAGTCATGCTGCCTGTCCGTAGGGAACAGGTTAAAGGAGTAACACTGTTAGATCCCTCCCCTTATTCCCACGGTGGGAAGGACTAGGCTGCGGTTCAAATCCTGAGTCCTCCTTTTGCTGCCTTGGAGAACACGTGGAGTCGTAGAGCAGGGGGATGGATCAGTGGAGAGCAGGCAGGTTCAGAATGGGAGCTGAGGACAGGACTGGACAGAGATGTGTTTAGAGGCGAGAGGCAGACCCTCGGGCGTGGACTGGCAACAGCAGAAGGTTTTGAGGAGCCCCTGGAGTGGGCCGAGAGGGTGGCAATAGCATCTTGAGAAAGGAACACAGGAGGAACAGGTTTAGGGTAAGATGAGGAATTTGGGTTGGGCCCTGTTGCATCATAGATGACTTTAGCCCAGGAGGAAGATCAGCCCTGGAAAGAGAGACTTGGAGcgtgcatcttttttttttttttttgcctgacaGAGATAGGGTGGGACTAGAGGAAGAAAGGTTAGGGGTCAGGTACTGacccacagagaaggaagggtaCAGCCCTATGAGAGAAGGGGCAGGGTCAGCCTGCTGGTTCCAGAGGGGTTAAGTCAGCAGCCTCCCTTCCCCAtagcttcccccaccccaggacTCAGCGGTGACAGCTGAGGCCATGTGAGTCTGGTCCTGAATGAGGCTTTATCTCTGACGGTTTGTCCCATCATCCACTGTGGCACCACCAGCTTCTTCCGGCAGCTTGGATGGACCAGGCAACTGAGACAGCCCGAGCAAGAGAGGTCAGGAGCTGGGCAAGGGGATTCTctgatggggaggggagctctGAGGTGGAGGGAACAATGTTGGGGTCGGGGGAGGTGCTTTCCCAAGGtagagtgctggggttgcagctTTCAGGAGCAGGTCCTGAGAAACCTGGGGAAGATTCCTGGGCCCTTCCCTAAGACTCCCGGATGAGACTGTGAGGGCCAGACAGGTGGGAGATAACATGCAATCCTATCCTGCAGGTGAGGGTAACCATAACCTGGActgagaagaggagactggaCCTCTAGCTGCCCGCCAGGTGATGGAGTCACAGGGACATGATAAACACCCTCTGAACCCTGGCATTGATCCTTtatcctgaccctgcctgaccaaGCCATGTCCCAACAAGCCTCAGTGGGCAGGGGGCTGCCCCCGGATGTGCTGGCAGAGCAGGTGGAACTATGGTGGTCCCAGCAGCCCCGGCGCTCCTTGCTCTGTTTCTCCGTGGCCGTGGTCCTTGTGGCTGGCTGTGGGGCAGGCGGCGTGGCACTGCTGTCCTCTACCAGCAGCCGATCCGGTGAATGGCGACTAGCAGTGGGCACTGTGCTCTGCCTGCTGGCCCTGATGGTTCTGGTGAAGCAGCTGATGAGCTCTGCCGTGCAGGATATGAACTGCATACGCCAGGCCCAGCATGTGGCCTTGCTACGCAGCGGTGGAGGGGCCGATGCTGTTGTAGTGTTGCTCAGTGGCCTTGTGCTGCTGGTCACTGGCctgaccctggctggcctggctgctgcccctgccccagcACGGCCACTGGCTGCCATGCTGTCTGTGGGCATTACCTTGGCTTCCTTGGGCTCTGTCTTGCTGCTGGGTTTGCTACTGTACCAGGTGGGTGTGAGTGGACACTGCCCCCGGATCTGTACAGAGGCATTCTCCACCCGAAATGGTCACGTTGATAACGGCAGCATCTTTAGCATCTCGGGACAGTTGTCTTCTGGCCAGCGTCATGAGACCACCTCCAGCATTGCCAGCCTCATCTGACAGAGAGGGAGCCCTTCTTCCCATGGCCTGCCTCAGTATCCCCAGAACTTGTGGTGGATATGCACaggtgcatgcatatatgtgtgtcccCCTGCCATGGCATTGCAGGATATGTGATTGGGAGCTCATGTGCACCCACATATCCATCCCATGAGCAGGTGAGTGATACCTCCTTAGGACTGTTTGTATCTGTGGACTGCCTTGCCCTCTGCCTGGTTCTGGGGTCTCTAGGCATTACTCATCTGGGATCTCCGAAGACTTGACCCATATTTCCAAGACCCTACAACTCCAGCCTTGCCCTGTGACATCATCAAGGATCTTCACAGAGGTGACTGTCGCCTATCCCCAACCACACCAGTGATCACTCTTGGCAAAACTGAGGGAAATGGCTTCCTGATGAGATGGACCTGGATGGGGAAGCACCTTTGAGCTTGTAACCTAGCAGCCGGGGCCAGTGAGAggccactcctgcctcagtttcttagAACAGTGTTGCTATCGAGTCTTAGGTTAAATGCCTCTTGTGTGAGATGATTGGGCCCCTGGAAAATGTTCAATTAAATGGTGACTGTATAtagtgagaaagaaataaattatgggGAAAAGGTGTCTGTAGTTGTTGTGTT
This window harbors:
- the Tmem125 gene encoding transmembrane protein 125, producing MSQQASVGRGLPPDVLAEQVELWWSQQPRRSLLCFSVAVVLVAGCGAGGVALLSSTSSRSGEWRLAVGTVLCLLALMVLVKQLMSSAVQDMNCIRQAQHVALLRSGGGADAVVVLLSGLVLLVTGLTLAGLAAAPAPARPLAAMLSVGITLASLGSVLLLGLLLYQVGVSGHCPRICTEAFSTRNGHVDNGSIFSISGQLSSGQRHETTSSIASLI